The DNA region GAAGTGGCCGTGAAATCGAGGTGAAGTGTGGCGGAGGGTTACGGATGCGGTGCGGATGGAGTGGAGAATGTGGAGGCGCTCCATGCCTGGACGAGGGCGTCGCGGGCGGTGTCGTTATTCCAGTTGAGCGAAACGGTGAGGGAGCGGGTGCCGAACAAGGCGTCGTACATGCGCTGGTGCAGGATGACTTTTTCGCCATCGGGTGAGAGCAGGGTGGCATCCATGACGTTGAATTTAACGCCGCCGATCACTTCGGTGCGGAGTTCGTGGCGGACCTTCATGCCGGTGTCGGCGTAGGTTTTGAGAATCACCTGGACGAGGTCTTGCTGGTTGTCGGCGTACGAGCCGTCTTTGGCGGGATCGAACGCGTCGGCAGTGGAGGTGAACTGGTTGAACTGATCGCGCTGCATGTAGAGCAGTTCGATGGTGCTGGTCATATCGATCGGGCCGTCGACGTTCTTCTGCACAGCATCCAGGCCTTTCTGGCGGGTGGCGGACACCTCGTCTTTAGTTTTCACGCGCCAGCCGTCGGGGATCTTCATCGACCAGCCGAAGCCGGGATGGGTGTAGACGCCAGCGCGGACGACGCCCTCGGTGAGCGGTATGGATTCGTTGGGGACGGCGGGTTTTTTCGGGCAGCCGGTGAGCGTGAGCAGCGCGCTGGCGGCGAGGAGGACGAGGGCGGGGAGTCTCATGGATGAGGAGGGTTTGCGCCGGAGGGGGCGCGTCAACTACTCCCGGAGACGCGGGCGTAGTGTCTAGCAGGCCAGGGAATTTCGAACCGGCCTGACGTGAAGTCAGGCCCTACATTTCGGAGCGCCGGAACGATTTTGCGCTTATGAGCCGAAGTGCGCGGGCTGGCCGGTGGCTTCGAGCACCGACATCCAAAGATCGCCTTGCAGGCTGACTTTGCGGCGGCGCACGGTGACGACGCTGATGGGCAGGTTCACGTGATGACCGTGCCAGCGGCCGACGACCATGTCGGTTTTTCCGGCCATGGCAGCGTGTACGGCGTGCTGGGCAAGGCGCAGGCAGAAGATCGCATCCTGGGGAGAGGCCGGCACGCTGCGAATGATGTAGCTCGGATCGATGTACTTTACCGTGGAGTCGAGCTTGAGGCTTTTGAAGTGCGCTTGAATCCGGTCTTTGATGAAAGGACCGATGTCGCCGAACTTGGCATTTCCTGAAGCGTCTTTGGCGGACGCATCGGTGTGCATGAGTTCCTGGCCTGCGCCTTCCGCAACGACGACGACGGCGTGGCCGCGCGACCGGAGTCGTTTTTCCAAATGAGCGAGAAAGCCGTCGGGGCCATCGAGATGAAAGGGCGACTCGGGAATGAGGACGACGTTGACGCAGTTGTCAGCGAGGGCGGCGAACGCGGCAATGAAACCGGAGTCGCGGCCCATGACTTTGACGAGGCCCACGCCTCGGGCGTGGCACTGGGCTTCGTTGTGGGCGCAACGGATGACGCGGACTGCCTCGGCGAAAGCGGTCTCGAAGCCGAAGCTTTTGTCCATGTATTCGAGGTCGTTATCGATGGTCTTCGGGATGCCGATGACGCCGATAGCGAGGCTGCGTTTGGAGACTTCCTGCGCGATGGCGGATGCGCCGCGCAGCGTGCCGTCACCGCCGATGACGAAGAGCATGTTCACGCCGAGAGAGACGAGTTTGTCCACGATCTGGCCGATGGGTTGCGGCCCGCGCGACGTGCCGAGCATGGAGCCGCCTTCGGTGTGAATCTCGCTCACCGACTCGGGTGTGAGGTCGATGATGCGATGGCCGTAGCTGTCGATGAAACCCTCGTAGCCGTAGGGAATGCCGTGGATGGTTTTGACCCCGTAGGAGTAGTTCAGCGTCATGACGATGCCGCGGATGACGTCATTCAATCCCGGGCAAAGTCCGCCGCAGGTGACGATGGCTGCGCGGCTTTTTTGCGGGTCGAAAAAGATTTTCTGACGGGGGCCGGAGCGCTCGATGGTTATGGGCTCCGTCTCGCCCTCGATGGCGGCGGCGACGCGTTCGAACGCGTGATCGAAGAGGACGCGATGACGGTCGTCGCAGACGAAGTTGGCGCTGGCCTCGTCACGGCGTGGTTGAAGAGGGGATGGGTAGGTGGCGAGCCCGAGGTTTTTGATTTCGAAGTCTTCGCGCTTAAAACGTCTCATGAATGCCAGGGGCTCATGAGATGACGGATTTAGCAGGTATCGTTCCCTTCACCTGTAGATCTAGGGAAGGTGGCTGGGGGAGATCCGGCACCGAGCACACCATTATTTTTGCCGCGTTGTAAGGATTTGCCGGAGGGGCGCTACTAATTCGGCTGAAGAACATGTCATCGATGAACGACGATCAACAGAGGCAGATTTTTGACTGGTGGGTGAAGGAGCATCGCGGGCTGCTCTTTAAGATCGTGCATGCCTATGCTTTCTCTGCACACGACCGGGATGATCTCTTCCAGGAAATTATCACGCAGGTCTGGAATTCGATTCCGCGGTTTCGCGGAGAGTCGCGCGTCACGACATGGCTCTATCGGGTGGCTTTGAATTCCTCGCTCTCATGGACTCGCAAGGAGCGACGACATCGCGGTCGCACGGAGGTTCTCGATGAACACGCGCCCGTCCTGCGGGAGCCAGTGCCTCCGCAGAATCGGCGGCTCGAATGGCTCCACGAAGAAATCGCGAAGATGGATCACGTGGATCGTTCGCTCACCCTGCTGCTGCTCGAGGGGTGCAGCTACCGCGAGATGGCGGACATTCTCGGCGTTTCGGAAAACAATATCGGCGTGAAAATAAACCGGCTCAAAGCCCGGCTGATCGAAAAATCAAAGGAG from Nibricoccus aquaticus includes:
- a CDS encoding ATP-dependent 6-phosphofructokinase produces the protein MRRFKREDFEIKNLGLATYPSPLQPRRDEASANFVCDDRHRVLFDHAFERVAAAIEGETEPITIERSGPRQKIFFDPQKSRAAIVTCGGLCPGLNDVIRGIVMTLNYSYGVKTIHGIPYGYEGFIDSYGHRIIDLTPESVSEIHTEGGSMLGTSRGPQPIGQIVDKLVSLGVNMLFVIGGDGTLRGASAIAQEVSKRSLAIGVIGIPKTIDNDLEYMDKSFGFETAFAEAVRVIRCAHNEAQCHARGVGLVKVMGRDSGFIAAFAALADNCVNVVLIPESPFHLDGPDGFLAHLEKRLRSRGHAVVVVAEGAGQELMHTDASAKDASGNAKFGDIGPFIKDRIQAHFKSLKLDSTVKYIDPSYIIRSVPASPQDAIFCLRLAQHAVHAAMAGKTDMVVGRWHGHHVNLPISVVTVRRRKVSLQGDLWMSVLEATGQPAHFGS
- a CDS encoding RNA polymerase sigma factor, which gives rise to MSSMNDDQQRQIFDWWVKEHRGLLFKIVHAYAFSAHDRDDLFQEIITQVWNSIPRFRGESRVTTWLYRVALNSSLSWTRKERRHRGRTEVLDEHAPVLREPVPPQNRRLEWLHEEIAKMDHVDRSLTLLLLEGCSYREMADILGVSENNIGVKINRLKARLIEKSKETTAHEL